CTGGGTCGTCAGTGATCAGGTAGCTCGCGCGACATTCCACAGCGGCTGCATGAATGTGATGATCATGCACGTCAGCTCCGGGGAAGTCGACGGCACCGGAGAAGGAATCCAAGATGTCGTCGAGATGCGTTCGCAACGCCTTCTGCAGCCCGCTGGTGTACTCGCCGTCCGCCTTCGGGCTCTTGCGCCGCTTGTGGTAGAGCGTCTCGGTGATGCTGTCCTCCGAGCTGAACAGCACGAACATCCCTCCGCCTGTCTCATATCTGAGCAAGAACAGCCAGTCGCGGAGCGTCTTGGAATACAAGACGTTCGCATCGACGAAGACAACGGGAGCGCGCACCCACTCAGAGTACTGCGGAAGTGGCTATGCGCCTTCGTCGACCTCAAGGAGATCCTGAATGGCCTCGCGGCGGCTGTTTTCTCGCTTCTCTCGAAGCTCAGCAACCTCCGCATGACGAAGCCGGTGATGCGTCCCCGCCATGACCGGCTTGAGCTCGCCCGCCTTGATCAGCTTCATCAGAGTCGGGCGGGAGATCCCGAGAAAATCTGCTGCTGCGGAAGTTGTGAGAAGTTCCGGGACGGTCTGCACGGTGACCTCCCCTCCCTGCGCCACTCGATGCAGCACATGAGAGATGAGGTCAGCGACGGCCGGAGAAAGCGATACGGTCCTGCCGGTCTCGGTGGTGAGAGACAGGGCAGTGATCCGCTCGTCGCCAGCAGCGTCGACAGCCGCGATAGCGCTGGACTGGAGCTCCCGATCAACGATCAGGGAACCTCTAGCGAGTAGAGTGGCGGTCATTTCATCCTCGTTCCAGGTGTACAACCGCGAACTGAGAGTCGCGAGTTGGTGGGTTTACACCTACAAGTGAAACCATAGACGATCTTTACAGACCTGTCCAGCGGCCCACAGCGGCCGCTGACAGCCGATAGCGGCGGTTCAGGACTTCGGCCCGAGTTTGCGGCTGCGGAACTCGTCCAGGCTACTTGGCGTCGAGGAGGAGAGGGGTGTCTCCCCCTGCGGCGCTGTGTTGCCCTGTGGCGTCCTTTCCCGACCGAGGATGCGTAGCTCACGGAGTACGCCGCGGTAGGCGCTCAGGACGCCGCTGGACACGCCTGCGATGCCGAGCGCGTCGAGGTCGCGGGCGAGATCCTTCACCAACTCCACCCACGGCGCTGCGACGTCGTCGGTATCGAGGCCTCGGGCACGTAGGGAGCGGTTCAACGCGCGGAGGTGACGCTGAGAGCTCATCGGGTGCCTTTCGGGTGCGATTCAGTGCCACTTATCGGGCGGTTTCGAGGGCTCGTTCCCAGTCGTGGAGCGGGATCGCGGCCAGGGATGATGGTAAATCTTCTGACGCCGGGGAGAGAGGAACACTGCGCGCGGGAGGTGTGCCAGGTCTGGGGCATGTCTGGATTTTCTCGCCCCCTGGCTTCGGGTGTCAGGCGTCGCTGTCGTCTGCTTGGTCGGCTGTCTCGCCGTCGAAGTACTCGCGTCCCCAGGCCATGAGCTTGCCGCGCAGCTCATCATCCTCGAGGTAGGGCCACCCTTCGCGGTAGTGGATCTCGTCGCGGATGTCGATCCATCTTTGGAGCGCCCTGTCGAGGTCGACGACGCGATCGATCACGGTGTAGACGTCATCGTCGGCGAGCGCTTCGGAGAGCTCGGAGACCCATCTCGCGAAGCGGACCTTGTGCTCGGCGTCCTGACGACGGAGCTCCCGCAGCCGCGACACGGGCAGAGCCACGGGGGATGCCTCACGCTGCGGGGTGATGTCTCGACGTCGCCACTCTCCGCTGCGCTTCGCGTCGTGCTCCTGCTGCGCGCGCCGGCACGCGGGATCGACGGGGGTCTTCTCGCGCAGGTGCCGCTGATAGGCCGGGTAGGTGCCGCACGGGGACTTCGGTCGGGCCATGATCGGCCTCCAATTCGAGTGAGGTTTCAATTCGAGTGGGATGCGCGTATTCGAGTGGGGAGAAACGTGCCAGGTGCGCGCGGGAGGCTGGCAGCAAGGGGCGATGCTGGATTTTATGGCGATGCTCCCTTCCCCAGTAAGGTGCGAGTCCGGCAGGATAGCGACCAACTGAAAGAAGGGGAAGCAATGGCGCTCCAGATTCTGGCGGTGCGTAAGGATGACGATGGCGACATCACGCGCCTAAAGGGTGTGTCATGGGAAGACTCCATCGAGGGTGTGATCAGCGATATCGAGAACGGCCGATACAAGTACTACGTCGATGTCGATGGCCGAGAGGCGGACGTGTACGTCGTGCCAGCGACGCCGTACAGGAAGAAGCATCTGCGGACTACTGCCGATACGACCACGCGCAACAACCTGGACGAGTTGCCGCCGTTCTGATCGTGTGGGGCCCGCTGGTTGCGTGACTACCAGCGGGCCCGGGGCGGTGAGCGCCACGCCGAGGCGTGCGTCCGATGCTCACCGTGTGGTGTCGGCCGCCCAACCAGGCGGAGCGCCCTTCTTCGGCCGACACCAGGTATCAGCCCCTCGGGTACGTGGGAGTTGGTGCGTCGTCGTTGTTGGCTGCGGCGAGAGCGGCTGTGAGGGATCGGGGCTGGCGTGCGGCGATCTTCTCCGCGGTCTCCGCGGGGGTGTTGAGGCGGAGTCCGCCGGCGGCGAGGGCGAGCCAGTCGAGGTGTCCGATCGTCTTGCCTTCGAGGTAGTAGCCGCCTTCGAGGGACCAGTTCTCTCCCTCGGCGAACGCGGCGGAGTAGTTCACTGGCATCGACCCGAGGCGTCGGGGGAACACGTGGTGTTCCATCTCCTCCCGTGTCGGTGAGACCGTGAACACCTTGGAGATCTCGATGCGCAGCGCGACGATCGGCGAGATCGCAGACCACGCGCGGCGGGCAGCACGCCACGCGGCGGACGCCTTTTCGTCGGCGAGCTCGATCACCTGATCCGATGTCGTCGCGGACGTGAACCCGTATTCCTGCGCTGCGGTGACCAGCGGAGCCGCGAGCTCGGCGAACCGAGGCTGCAGAGTCTCCACGAGGCCCTCCAGCTCGGGAAGGGATGCTTCGCGCACCTCGGCTTCCAGTTGTGCACGGAAGTCGGTGATGCCGGTGAGGAGCCCGGGCATCGTGCCGCCTCCGGTGGTGTGCTGACGGATCGACAAGGCTTCGACGTGCGCGCGGGCTTCATCGTCGGACATGCCCAGCACGGACGCGACGGGAGGCATCTGGTGGGCTTCGACGACCTGCAGCAGTTCGAGGGCGCGGGTGATCGGCGACGGAACCGGGACGTCGAGTGCGGTGCATTTCGCAACGAACGCGGGAAGGGTGCCGAGGTTCACTGTGGCACCTCCTCGAACGCGCGGATCTGACCGGAAGCGAGCATGTGCTCCACCTGGTGCGGAAGCGTGTTATCCGGCAGTAGACCGTGCCGGTAGACATACCGCTCATGACCGCCCGGGAGCATAGCCACCACGCATGGCGCGACGACCTGATAGCGGGTCAGGCCGATCAGATACGGGTTGATCGTGGCGCCGCCCATCAGACGCCCCATGCCGCAGCGTAGAGGGCGGCATCCGCATCCCGAGCGGCCGGAGCCGCCTCGGCAGGGGTATCCCAGCCCGCGAGGGCGTAGAGGGCGTCATCGGCGCTCTGCTGAGCCCGCGCGGGCGTCTGTCCGGTGCTCTGCTTCTTCGCCGCGAGCTTCGCATCGAGAGCAGCGAGCACGTCAGCATCGGTCGCGCTCTCCGGGACGCCGAGCTTGTCAGTGAGGGTCTTGCGAGGAATGCCCGCGCGGGGGGCAGGCGCAGAGATGCGTCCCGGCCGCATCGCCGCAGAGACGAGGCCGGCACGCATCCCGTGGAAGGTGCGAGAGAGGGACATGGGGAAGCTCCTGTGTTGAGCGATGTCACGCGCGGCGCACTGCCTGCAACGTGTTCCCCGTCCTGGGTGATTCTGGACTGTCGAAGACCGGTGACGCCCTGCCTACCGTTCCTCCGTCGTGAACCATTCTATCGCCGAAGTACCGCGCGACCAGGGATTCTCCTCCTGTGTCGCGAGATACGGACGCTCGCCGAGCAACCGTTCTACCTCTCGATCGACAGCCGCCCAGACGATCTCCCCGTCCTCGCCGAGCACCGACCCCAGATTGACATACCGCTCGAAGTCGGCGGGATCGGCGAGGACGCCGCGCAGCCACACGCCGAGCAACTGACGGTTCTGCTCAGCCACGACCCGCTGCAGCCGCTCGAGACGCCCCTCGGCCAGTTGCGCGCGGCGCCGATATCGACGATTCTCCTGCACGAGCTCACGCCACTTCGCGCGCCCATCCGCCTGATTCAGCAACGTGATCTCAGCCATGGCTCACACCGTCCTGAAGAGTCGACCGTCGGAAGGGCGCACATAGATCGTCCCGGCGGGAAGTCCTACGCTTCCGGCCGGGATCGTCGCCAGGTCGACGTACACCTCGTTGTTGTCGCCGACCTGCACAGCCGGGGTGTGCACGAATCGCTCCGTGCCGAGGCCGTTCGCGGCCACAACCGCCGTCGTCATCCATCTCATCGGTCACACCGTCCTGTATGGCATGCCGTCGACCGGGTCGACGTAGATCGTGTGCGGCGGCAGACCCACCGCACTCCCACTCACAGTCGGGAAGTGCAGCCAGCTACCCAGCTCCGGATTCGTAGCCATGTCATCTCTCGCTTCCTGCCGCGTGTGCGGCG
This Microbacterium sp. XT11 DNA region includes the following protein-coding sequences:
- a CDS encoding DUF3892 domain-containing protein — encoded protein: MALQILAVRKDDDGDITRLKGVSWEDSIEGVISDIENGRYKYYVDVDGREADVYVVPATPYRKKHLRTTADTTTRNNLDELPPF
- a CDS encoding helix-turn-helix domain-containing protein — protein: MTATLLARGSLIVDRELQSSAIAAVDAAGDERITALSLTTETGRTVSLSPAVADLISHVLHRVAQGGEVTVQTVPELLTTSAAADFLGISRPTLMKLIKAGELKPVMAGTHHRLRHAEVAELREKRENSRREAIQDLLEVDEGA